From the Pseudomonadota bacterium genome, one window contains:
- the yacG gene encoding DNA gyrase inhibitor YacG has protein sequence MQHTWQHTCPICRRRTSRPIQDQVFPFCSQRCKQVDLGNWLHGRYVVGSELVPERVDGSPCEARQDTLSEHLERDQLTGRRQ, from the coding sequence ATGCAGCATACGTGGCAGCATACGTGCCCCATCTGTCGCCGCCGAACCTCCAGGCCGATCCAGGACCAGGTGTTTCCGTTCTGTTCACAGCGTTGCAAGCAGGTTGATCTTGGCAACTGGCTGCACGGAAGGTATGTAGTGGGCTCCGAGCTGGTTCCCGAGCGCGTGGATGGCAGCCCCTGCGAGGCTCGGCAAGACACCCTCTCGGAGCACCTCGAACGGGACCAGTTGACGGGCCGGCGGCAGTGA